GACGCGGGGGCGACCGTGATCAACGCCGACGTTCGAGCGGCGCCGAAGGACGTCGACGCCGAGACGCCCACGCACGAGGCGATCGAGGAGCGCGGCGGGACCGCCGCCTTCGTCGAGACCGACGTCTCCGAGCCGACGCAGATCGAGACGGCGATCGAGGCGGCCCGCGAGTTCGGCGGGGTCGACGTGATGGTGAACAACGCGGGCGTCCACCGCAGCCTCGGGTTCCTCGACGTCGCCCCCGAGGACTTCGACGCCGTCCACGGCGTCAACCTCCGCGGCGCGTTCTTCGGCACGCAGCTCGCCGCCCGGGACATGATCCACCGCGGCGTCGACGGTGCGATCGTGAACACCTCGTCGACGACGGCGGAGCGCGCGGAGCGGAACCACTCGCACTACGCGGCGACGAAGGGGGGCGTGCAGATGCTCACCCGGAGCGCGGCGCTCGAGCTCGACGGCCACGGGATCAGAGTGAACGCCGTCGCGCCGGGACCGATCGCCACCGAGATCCGCGAGGGCTGGTCCGAGGAGGCGAGCGAGATCGGCGACTCCGGGAGCCTCCCGTCTCGGGCCGGGACCCCCGCGGACCTCCCCGGCGCGTACCTCTACCTCGCCTCCGAGGGCGCGAGCTACGTGACCGGCGAAACGGTGTGGGTCGACGGCGGGGCGAGTCTGTGAGACCGTGATCACTCGCTGAGCGGAGCGATGTCTCACACGGTTCACGCAGTCGTCGAGAAATGCGCCGGCCGGGATTTGAACCCGAGCCATGAGATTGGAAGGATAGCTGGCCTCTACCTCCCGAAATCGTGCCTTTAGCGGGAACAGTTTTTGGATTATTCCACCAACAAATCTTGTAACCACAACTACGCTAACCAACAGCTGGTAAATACGGGTGTACGATGACCGATCGTCTTAGAATGAGTCCCAGTCGTAAGAACTCGTACCGTTTATTGCGTTATTAAGTAAAGAAACGACCATTGTGAGGGCAATAACAGTCGCTAGAAACATCGACCCCCGCGGAAGATACGTATATACATCAAGGAACCCGCTCATATCAAAGAACATGGACATATTGTACAGAAAGATGTATGTAATTTCAATTCCCGGTATCCTCAATTCGATAGAATCCGCTATGCGCTCACCCACAGTCATACATTCAATCATAATTCAAAAGTGATAATTTTTCTGGGACCCATTTGTCTGATTGTATTGACCGATTCGTGAGACCTCTGGATTGACTGATCCGACCAGCTGTTTTTCTGGTTCCATGTGAGATACGCGCCCTCTATTCAGTACACAATTCGTGTCAGAGTTGAAGGATTTCAACAGAGTCGGCGAACATGTAACTATAAGCTTTTCATCGAGAAGGCTCGCGGGAAATGAGACATATAGATAGTAGGTGATCTGTTGGAATCTTCTGAAGTTGATGTTTTCACACTCTCAATCGCTCAGTACAGAAAGAATGCTTAATGCTTCACAGTCAGGTTTCAGTTTTCAGTCACAGTGATCGCATATTCGTAGTCTTGTGAATTCCGATCGCCGATCGTTTCCATAACGGTGAAACCGTATTCGTAGGTGCCAGTTTCGGCATCCGGAGCAACGTGAACTGGCACATGGAGCGTCACACGGGTACAATCATTCCAAACATAATATGGCGGACAGGAGTCGGCTTGAGAATCTATCGATGGTGTGAAATCGATGTCTCCAAATCTTACGGGCGCATCAGTGGACCCACATTTGTACAACCGCGAGTCGAACGAGAATGCTGTGATGCCGTCTACCTGTATCTCGAAAGTGTCCGAGTCACCCGGTGTAAGTTCCAATTCGTCTACTTGGACATTCGGTGGCCAGTTATCCTCTCCCGAACAAGACGGACCGCTCCTAAGGCATCCGCCCAAAACTACGGATGCCATAGGTACAGTTCCGGCGAGAAATTGGCGTCTTTTCATTGGTTCAGTATGACTTGACTGAGAACAAGTGCCTTCGGGTGAAATGAAATTCCAAAACGAGTAGGTACTCTATGACCGGGTTCAATAAGCACCTCTACCTAATGACGATTTCAGTAGAAGATCATCGAATATATAGAATTTCACCGGATCTCCACTAGTGTAATTCTTCGACGAGCGCAGCAACTGCCTCGTCGACGAGATCGCTGTCAAGGCGACCTTGCCAGAAGTCGATATCCTCGTGGTCGATTGATTGGACTCCCCACGGGACAATCCGACTCACATCCGGGATCTCACCACGAAGCCAACTCCCACTAGGAATGTCGATCAGGCCGTCCATCCAGGATTTCGATGTCAAGGTGAGCGCAATATACTGCTCGCCGTGGAACGGACGGCCTTCATGATTCGAGAGAATGAGCCAAGGCCGAGCATCTTCCTCGCCTTTGAACGGATCATCCCCGTAGACGACGTCGCCACGCTCGAAAATCGGTCTCTCTTCGTCGGTCACTGTTCGTCCTCGACGCTCGGATGTGGTTCCTCGGGTGCGTGTTCGCGCCAGGACTCCTTGTCCTCTGTACCGAGTCGCTGGTTGAACAGGGCGGTCGCTCGTTCGTACCCGCCGTATCCGTCGAGTCGCTCTGTGTCGTCGGTTATCGCCCAGTACGTCGCTTTGTGTTCGACGAGATCGCGGTCCTTCAGTCTCGAGAGCGCGGTGCTGACCGCGCCCTCATCGAGACCGATCTGAGAGGCGATTTCGCGGGCCTTGAACGCGCGATCATCGTTGGCGGCGAGAAATCCGAGAACCTGATCCGGGACGGAAAGTTCCTCGAGTTCGTCCTCGCTCGTCTTCTCGAAGGTATCTCGGTCGATGGACATCGTTGAGCAGAAATACGGTGTCAATCGTAATGAGTGTTAGGTGTGAAAGCGACGAAATTGCTGAAGGGGATACTCCGCCCCTAGCCTCGTCAAAGCAGTTCGAGAATCGTATACCTTGAGACGGCCAGTCTCAACTACTATGATCGTTGAGTACACCGTAACTACCTAACGGTGGTTTCGTAACCCAAGATGACGAAACCAATACCCAGAATCTCAGCCAGAAAATTCTCATTTTCGAGCAATTATATCGGGTGACAGAGATGGATTACCTCATCGAGTCGGGGAGAGAGTAGAGATCGGCACTTGATGAGGTGGAACCGGTAGTCACGACAGACGACACCTTCTCGTAACGACGCACCGAGTCGGCGTCACCGATGCTTTGAGTCGGAGAGTATTCTCGTTCGCACCGTTCTCAGCTCAGACCACGAGATAGCTGAACTGTGCTATTCAATACTTCCGAATAATGATAAGATCTGGACCAGCTCAGATTTAGTGGTAGGACCACTTTTCGACTGATATTCTTTCCGATAGCACTGGATAGAGAATTGACTACAGAGAAGGTCTCTGTCGGAGAGTGCGCCGGCCGGGATTATGAACCAGAGGAAGACGGTCCTGCTCGCCCACTTCGTTCGCTGCGCGGGCTGCGACTTCCAGGGTTCAAATCCCTCTCGGCGATTTCTCTCACTTCGTTCGAGAAATGCGCCGGCCGGGATTTGAACCCGGGCCATGAGCTTGGAAGGCTCAGGTCCTACCACTAGACCACCGGCGCGCGCGGGTGCGTCCGTCGCTGACGCGTGTAGACGTAGGCCGAACGAATCCAATAAACGTTCCGTGTTCCCGACGGCGAACCGATCGGCGGAGGCCGATACGCCTCGAATCGACGGGATCGTATTTAAAACACCACAATATCAGGACCCGTTCCCGAACGCTTAGAACGTTTTTCAGGCGTTTAGAAGCCGCTTGGGTACATATACGCGTAGACCTTCAACATTCACCCGTGAGGTGAGCACCATGTCATACCAATCGGGGAATCCACTGGTCGACGAGGTCGAGTTCGCGCTGGACGGTCCGTGGGCGGCGTACTGGATCGCCTTCCTGCGCGTGGTGACCGGCTGGTGGTTCTTCCACTCGGGAATCACGAAGGTGATCGAGAGCGGGTTCTCGTACACCTACGGAAGCACCTACATGCAGGGAATGAGCGGGACCGCGCTGGGCGGCATCCCGGTCTGGATGGGGAACAACCTCGCGTGGCTCATCGAGCCGGGCGTCCCCCTGTTCGAGACGCTGATCGGGCTGGCGCTGATCTTCGGCGCCGTGACCCGACTGGCCGCGTTCGGCGGGGTCATCTTCATGACCCTGTTCTGGGTCGGCAACGCCGGCTTCGGTCACGGGCTGGTCAACAGCGACTTCATGGGACTGCTGCTGTTCATCACCGTGATCATGCTGTCGGCCGGGCGCTACTACGGGCTCGACGCGCTCATCGAGAAGCTCGACGTCGTCGAGCAGCACCCGAAACTCCGCTACCTGCTCGGTTAAGAGGTGACATCCAATGACGAACATCATCGACAAGGCGGCGATGGCGCTGAGTGCGGGACTAATGTTACTCGGGCTCGTCGGCATGGGGATCCTGGAGATCCTCGCCGGACAGCCCTACAGTCCCGCTCCGATCACCAACGAGGCGGGCGAGGTGGTGGCGACCCCGCTCATCTCGCCGCAGATCCGGACCGGACTCGTGCTGGCCGGGATCGCGGTGCTCGGCCTCTACGCGGCATACAAGCTCGTGACGCCGCTCGCGGACGACGCGAGGGCTGGCCACGAGACCGTGGCCGACTGAGCCCGTGACCCGACCGCCGCGGTAGGCGGTGCGATTACTCTTCTGCGTCCGCGCTCGACGATCCGTCGACGAGCCCCGGCTCTGCTTCCCGATCGGGCCCGTCGTCGGCCGCGGCGACTACGGCGTAGCAGTTCCCGCTGGAGACGTCGACGTCGACGGCGTCGAGCGCGCTCTCGGCGATGTCCGCCTCGAACTCCGCCGGCGAGTAGATGTGGTAGTAGCGGGGGACGACCTCCCCGCCGGGAAGCGTCCAGTCGACGGTCGTGTCGAACCCCTCCTCCCGGTCGAAGCGGTCGTGGGCGGTGCTCCACGCGCTCACGAGCGCCGTCCCCTCGGGCGCGAGGACCCGCGCGAGCTCGTCGAGGCTCCGGACGCGGGCGGCGCGCGGTGAGAGGTGGTGGAGCGTGGCGACGTACGTGGCGAGCCCGACCGCGCCGTCGGCGATCGGGAGGGCGGCGGCGTCGCCGTGAACGAGGTCCAGCGCGTCGGCGAAGCCGCTCTCGCGGGCCCGCGTCGCCGCCTCGCGCAGGAGCTCCCGACTCAGGTCGACGCCGACGACCGACTCCGAGCGCGCGGCGAGCAGTTCCGCGTGGCGGCCGTTGCCGCAGCCGACGTCGAGCGCGCGCGTCGCCCGGCGCCCCTCGAGGAACGACTCGACCTCGGGCCACGCGTACTCGCGGGTCTTCGCGAAGTGCGCGGCGATGCGGTCGTAGGTCGCTTGCGGGTCCGTCTCCATGTCCGAGGGTCGGCGCCGAGCGACATAGCTCCGGTGACTGGCGGCCGCGAGGACGGGCGACGCCCCGACCCGCTCGACCCGTCACACCATGCCGATGACGGCGAAGGTGAGGAGCGTCAGTACGAGGAGGACGACCACGTGTTTCACGCCGTCCCTGACCGAACCCTCGCCGAGCTGGCCGGCGACGAGGCCCGAGCAGACGGCCTGTACGGCCGCGGCGTGGAAGAACAGCTGCTCGTAGGCGAACGCGTCGATGTCGCCGAGGCCGTCGGTGATCCCGGTGGGACCGCTCGGCGCGCCGGGGACGCCGCCCGTGCCGCCGGCGCCCGGGACCGCGGCCTCCTCGATGGCCGGGATGAAGGAGACGGACAGCGAGGCGATGATCCCGAGGAAGACGAGGAAGGAGATGTAGATCACGATGAGGTACGTGAGCATGACCTGCCGGCGCTCCCGGCGGAGCGACCACGTCGCGCGCGCCTCGTCGGCCGCGATCCGGAGCACGGGCCCGATGTCGCCGCTCGCGTGCATCGCGTTCGTCACGAGCGCCACGGCCCGGGAGGTCATCGGCGACCGGACGCGACGCTCCAGCCGGCGGAGCGCGGTTCCCACGTCGGCGCCCCAGTCGATGTCGCGGCGGGTGCGTTTCAGGTCGGCCGTCAGCTCCTCTAAGTTCGAGTCGGCGACCCGGCGGACGCTGCCGACGACGGAAGTCCCGGCCTCGTTGACGCTCGCGAGGCGGTCGAGGAAGTCGGGCACCGACGACTCGACCCGGCGGACGCGGCGCTTCCGGACCTCGTAGACGACCGCGTAAACCGCGAGGACGAACGCCGTCGCGACGACGGTCGGCGTCTCGATCTGCGCGACCATCTCGGTCGGCGTCCCCAGCGTGACCGGGAACGCGAAGACGAGCAGCCCGAGGACCGCGAGCGGAACGGTCACGAGGAACGACGTCCACGGTGCCTCGATCACGTTCTCGACCGGCGACGCGGCCCACCGACGCAGCCCTCGGACCCGGTCGTACGCCCGGAGCCGCTCGCGGCTGGCGGCCCAGCGATCCCGACCGGTCCCGTCCGCGACGCCGCCGTCGGCCGCGACGCTCGGGGCGCCGCCATCTCCGGTCGGATCGTCGACGGCGGGTTCGTCGCCGGCCGGGTCGTCGTCGACCGACTCGGAGAGGTCGACGCTCTCCGTTCCGCCGACGCCCTGCGTCACGCTGTCGACGTAGACGACGAACCCGAACGTCGCGAGCGGGACGCCGAGGTAGACGACGACGCGGAGCAGCGGGAGCGTGTCCTCCAAGACGAGCCCGATGACGACGAGGATGGTGATGAAGAAGAGCGGCCCGGCGACGAGCGCCGTGACGTACGCCTCCGCGAACGTCGAGAGCAGCTCGAGGTACCGCTCCTGTTTCGACTCGGCCTCCTCCTGGTACAGCTCGTACTGGTCGGCGAGGAACGCCGAGATCGACTGGCCGGTGCCGAGGACGGACGCGAGGTTCTCCGAGAAGTCGGCCAGGTCGTCGCTCGGCGTCCGGCGCGCGGTGCGCTGGAGCGCGGTCAGCGCGTCCGTGCCGAACGCGTTCATGTCGCGGACGGCGACCGACAGCTCCGCGGCCGCCTCGCCGTACACCGCCTCGTTCTCCGCGAGCGTGTCCATCACGCGCGGGAACGCCATCCCCGACCGCGAGAGCGCGTACATGAACGCGACCGTGCGCGGCAGGGTGGCGTCGATCTCGGCCGCCCTGGCGTGCGCCCGCTGCCCGAGCAGCTCCCACCGCCCGTAGTACGTCCCGGCCGCGAGGGCCGAGCCGAGCGTCGCCGAGGCGAACGCGAGGAGGAGGAACAGCCGCGGCAGGGTGAGTGTCGAGAGCCCCGCGACGCCGGCGAGGAACGACAGCGAGGGTGGCAGCGCCGCGCGGATCGCCGCCGCCCCGACGTCGAGCGCGGAGAGCAGCGCGGCCGCCGCGTACACCCCGAGCACGCTCCCCGCGACGCCGAGCGCGCCGGCGTACAGCAGCGTCTTCGAGGCGTACGCCCGGTGAGTGCCGGGGACGTGGGCGGCGTGCAACAGGTCGCGCTGGCGCCGTCGCCGCGGGCCGTCCGCCGCGACGTAGTCGCCGAACAGGGACAGCGCGACCCGCGTGACGAACAGGTCGGCGCGACGGGAGACTGCCGGGAGCAACAGCGCCAGACACAGCCCGAACGCCGCGAAGAGCGGGAGCGAGGCGATCATTCGAACGCGTCCCCGGCCCCCGACGAGGGCGCCGCACCGAT
Above is a window of Halorubrum depositum DNA encoding:
- a CDS encoding MarR family transcriptional regulator, with amino-acid sequence MSIDRDTFEKTSEDELEELSVPDQVLGFLAANDDRAFKAREIASQIGLDEGAVSTALSRLKDRDLVEHKATYWAITDDTERLDGYGGYERATALFNQRLGTEDKESWREHAPEEPHPSVEDEQ
- a CDS encoding DoxX family protein; amino-acid sequence: MSYQSGNPLVDEVEFALDGPWAAYWIAFLRVVTGWWFFHSGITKVIESGFSYTYGSTYMQGMSGTALGGIPVWMGNNLAWLIEPGVPLFETLIGLALIFGAVTRLAAFGGVIFMTLFWVGNAGFGHGLVNSDFMGLLLFITVIMLSAGRYYGLDALIEKLDVVEQHPKLRYLLG
- a CDS encoding SDR family NAD(P)-dependent oxidoreductase, with amino-acid sequence MGTIDADFTGETVVVTGGSSGIGRAVATAFGDAGATVINADVRAAPKDVDAETPTHEAIEERGGTAAFVETDVSEPTQIETAIEAAREFGGVDVMVNNAGVHRSLGFLDVAPEDFDAVHGVNLRGAFFGTQLAARDMIHRGVDGAIVNTSSTTAERAERNHSHYAATKGGVQMLTRSAALELDGHGIRVNAVAPGPIATEIREGWSEEASEIGDSGSLPSRAGTPADLPGAYLYLASEGASYVTGETVWVDGGASL
- a CDS encoding type II secretion system F family protein; this translates as MIASLPLFAAFGLCLALLLPAVSRRADLFVTRVALSLFGDYVAADGPRRRRQRDLLHAAHVPGTHRAYASKTLLYAGALGVAGSVLGVYAAAALLSALDVGAAAIRAALPPSLSFLAGVAGLSTLTLPRLFLLLAFASATLGSALAAGTYYGRWELLGQRAHARAAEIDATLPRTVAFMYALSRSGMAFPRVMDTLAENEAVYGEAAAELSVAVRDMNAFGTDALTALQRTARRTPSDDLADFSENLASVLGTGQSISAFLADQYELYQEEAESKQERYLELLSTFAEAYVTALVAGPLFFITILVVIGLVLEDTLPLLRVVVYLGVPLATFGFVVYVDSVTQGVGGTESVDLSESVDDDPAGDEPAVDDPTGDGGAPSVAADGGVADGTGRDRWAASRERLRAYDRVRGLRRWAASPVENVIEAPWTSFLVTVPLAVLGLLVFAFPVTLGTPTEMVAQIETPTVVATAFVLAVYAVVYEVRKRRVRRVESSVPDFLDRLASVNEAGTSVVGSVRRVADSNLEELTADLKRTRRDIDWGADVGTALRRLERRVRSPMTSRAVALVTNAMHASGDIGPVLRIAADEARATWSLRRERRQVMLTYLIVIYISFLVFLGIIASLSVSFIPAIEEAAVPGAGGTGGVPGAPSGPTGITDGLGDIDAFAYEQLFFHAAAVQAVCSGLVAGQLGEGSVRDGVKHVVVLLVLTLLTFAVIGMV
- a CDS encoding type II toxin-antitoxin system PemK/MazF family toxin, giving the protein MTDEERPIFERGDVVYGDDPFKGEEDARPWLILSNHEGRPFHGEQYIALTLTSKSWMDGLIDIPSGSWLRGEIPDVSRIVPWGVQSIDHEDIDFWQGRLDSDLVDEAVAALVEELH
- a CDS encoding class I SAM-dependent methyltransferase; translated protein: METDPQATYDRIAAHFAKTREYAWPEVESFLEGRRATRALDVGCGNGRHAELLAARSESVVGVDLSRELLREAATRARESGFADALDLVHGDAAALPIADGAVGLATYVATLHHLSPRAARVRSLDELARVLAPEGTALVSAWSTAHDRFDREEGFDTTVDWTLPGGEVVPRYYHIYSPAEFEADIAESALDAVDVDVSSGNCYAVVAAADDGPDREAEPGLVDGSSSADAEE